A single region of the Calditrichota bacterium genome encodes:
- a CDS encoding UDP-N-acetyl glucosamine 2-epimerase, which produces MKIFLVAGARPNFMKIAPIYAEMKKHPESFDPVIVHTGQHYDEKMSKI; this is translated from the coding sequence GTGAAAATTTTTTTGGTCGCGGGGGCACGTCCCAATTTTATGAAGATTGCACCGATTTACGCCGAAATGAAAAAACACCCGGAATCATTTGATCCCGTTATTGTTCACACCGGGCAGCACTACGACGAAAAAATGTCCAAGATTTT